A single genomic interval of Paracoccus aestuarii harbors:
- a CDS encoding sugar kinase, producing MTRILCIGEAMVELSAQGDLWRAGIAGDTLNTAWYLRRLLGPSHHVGYLTRVGRGDFSRRAVDFMAAEGIDTSHVTTDPTREIGLYAITLTEGERSFTYWRDTSAARGLADGPDRLQSALVGCDIAYLSGITLAILPDAGRAALLDALRGRDVVFDPNLRPRLWPDAGRMRAAITEAAGLAALVLPSFDDEAAHFGDADPKATIARYRAAGAGQVVVKNGGGPVAYGGPEGSGVVDDLPRDRPVDSTAAGDSFNAAYLAARLEGGTCADAIRAGHALSRRVIAHPGALVRAAV from the coding sequence GTGACCCGCATCCTCTGCATCGGCGAGGCGATGGTCGAGCTGTCGGCCCAAGGCGATCTGTGGCGCGCGGGCATCGCGGGCGACACGCTGAACACCGCCTGGTATCTGCGCCGCCTGCTGGGGCCGTCGCATCATGTCGGTTACCTGACCCGGGTGGGGCGGGGCGATTTCTCGCGCCGGGCGGTGGACTTTATGGCGGCCGAGGGGATCGACACTTCCCATGTCACGACCGACCCCACGCGCGAGATCGGCCTTTACGCTATCACCCTGACCGAGGGTGAACGCAGCTTCACCTATTGGCGCGACACATCGGCGGCCCGCGGGCTGGCCGACGGTCCCGACCGGCTGCAGTCCGCGCTGGTGGGCTGCGACATCGCCTATCTGTCGGGGATCACCTTGGCGATCCTGCCCGATGCGGGGCGGGCGGCGCTGCTGGATGCGCTGCGGGGCCGCGATGTGGTCTTCGACCCGAACCTGCGCCCGCGGCTCTGGCCGGATGCGGGGCGGATGCGGGCGGCGATCACCGAGGCGGCGGGGTTGGCGGCGCTGGTCCTGCCCAGCTTCGACGACGAGGCCGCGCATTTCGGCGATGCCGATCCCAAAGCCACCATCGCACGCTATCGCGCGGCAGGCGCGGGCCAGGTCGTGGTCAAGAACGGCGGCGGGCCGGTGGCCTATGGCGGCCCCGAAGGCTCGGGCGTGGTGGACGACCTGCCCCGCGACCGGCCGGTGGACAGCACGGCGGCGGGCGACAGCTTCAACGCCGCCTATCTGGCCGCGCGGCTGGAGGGCGGGACCTGCGCGGATGCGATCCGCGCGGGCCATGCGCTCAGCCGCCGGGTGATCGCCCATCCGGGCGCCTTGGTGCGGGCGGCGGTCTGA
- a CDS encoding ABC transporter ATP-binding protein — MTEPYLSIRDLGVTFTGGTRPVRAVGGVSLDIAPGEAVALIGESGSGKSVTMRAVMRLNPEKRSRIEGRILVGGRDVMAMNGRTLSAFRGAEAAMIFQEPLLALDPVYSVGDQIAETIRRHESVTREAARARALELFERVRIPSARARLDNYPHEMSGGMRQRAMIALALACRPRLLLADEPTTALDATVQMQVLLLLRELQRDLGLSILFVTHDIGAAVEVADRIAVMYAGRIVEEASARDLIRAPRHPYTVGLLKSRAHDAMVKGTRLEAIPGAPPDLAHLPPGCPFAPRCPVVTEACRQGSVPMQPVGPAHAARCLRVGEFAT, encoded by the coding sequence ATGACCGAACCCTATCTGTCGATCCGGGACCTGGGCGTCACCTTCACCGGCGGCACGCGGCCCGTGCGCGCGGTGGGCGGCGTCTCGCTGGACATCGCGCCGGGCGAGGCGGTGGCGCTGATCGGCGAAAGCGGATCGGGCAAATCCGTGACCATGCGCGCCGTCATGCGCCTGAACCCCGAGAAACGCAGCCGGATCGAGGGCCGCATCCTGGTCGGCGGGCGCGACGTGATGGCGATGAACGGCCGCACGCTCTCGGCCTTTCGGGGCGCCGAGGCGGCGATGATCTTTCAGGAACCGCTGCTGGCCCTCGACCCGGTCTATTCGGTGGGCGACCAGATCGCCGAGACGATCCGCCGCCACGAATCCGTCACCCGCGAGGCCGCCCGCGCCCGCGCGCTGGAGCTGTTCGAGCGGGTGCGCATCCCCTCGGCCCGGGCGCGGCTGGACAATTACCCGCACGAGATGTCGGGCGGCATGCGCCAGCGGGCGATGATCGCGCTGGCCCTGGCCTGCCGGCCCCGGCTGCTGCTGGCCGACGAGCCGACGACCGCGCTGGATGCGACCGTCCAGATGCAGGTCCTGCTGCTGCTGCGCGAATTGCAGCGCGATCTGGGCCTGTCGATCCTGTTCGTGACCCATGACATCGGCGCCGCCGTCGAGGTCGCGGATCGCATCGCCGTCATGTATGCGGGCCGGATCGTCGAGGAGGCCAGCGCTCGCGACCTGATCCGCGCGCCGCGTCATCCCTACACCGTGGGCCTGCTGAAAAGCCGGGCGCATGACGCGATGGTCAAGGGCACCCGGCTGGAGGCGATCCCCGGCGCGCCGCCCGATCTGGCGCATCTGCCGCCCGGCTGCCCCTTTGCGCCGCGCTGTCCCGTGGTGACCGAGGCCTGCCGTCAGGGCAGCGTCCCGATGCAGCCCGTCGGTCCCGCCCATGCCGCGCGCTGTCTGCGTGTGGGCGAATTCGCGACCTGA
- a CDS encoding ABC transporter permease yields the protein MLAYTIRRIILTLPVLLGVSVVCFALVHISPGDPLISILPADASVALQERLMVLYGFDRSYVEQFLLWLGRAVQGDLGTSIATGRPVTTEVMRAVGNTLMLASVATVIGFLLGSLFGFVAGYFANSPLDKAASAAAVFGVSVPHYWLGMVLVIVFSAQLGWLPAAGAGPGGSGQWRLDLEHLSYMILPAITMSVIPMGIIARTVRALVSEILAQEFVIGLRARGLSEWGVFRHVVKNAAPTALAVMGVQLGYLLGGSILIETVFSWPGTGMLLNSAIFQRDLPLLQGTILVLAMFFVILNLIVDVMQSALDPRIKR from the coding sequence ATGCTCGCCTATACGATCCGCCGGATCATCCTGACCCTGCCCGTGCTGCTGGGCGTGTCGGTGGTCTGTTTCGCCTTGGTCCATATCTCGCCGGGCGATCCCCTGATCTCGATCCTGCCGGCCGATGCCTCGGTCGCGCTGCAGGAACGGCTGATGGTCCTCTATGGCTTCGATCGCAGCTATGTCGAACAGTTCCTGCTGTGGCTGGGCCGCGCGGTGCAAGGCGATCTGGGCACCTCGATCGCGACCGGCCGCCCCGTCACCACCGAGGTGATGCGCGCGGTGGGCAACACGCTGATGCTGGCCTCGGTCGCGACGGTGATCGGGTTTCTGCTGGGCAGCCTCTTCGGCTTCGTCGCGGGGTATTTCGCGAATTCGCCCTTGGACAAGGCGGCTTCGGCGGCGGCGGTCTTCGGCGTCTCGGTGCCGCATTACTGGCTGGGGATGGTGCTGGTCATCGTCTTTTCCGCCCAGCTGGGCTGGCTGCCCGCGGCGGGGGCGGGGCCGGGCGGATCCGGGCAATGGCGGCTGGACCTGGAGCATCTGAGCTACATGATCCTGCCCGCCATCACCATGAGCGTGATCCCCATGGGCATCATCGCCCGCACCGTCCGGGCGCTTGTGTCGGAGATCCTGGCCCAGGAATTCGTCATCGGGCTGCGCGCGCGGGGCCTGTCGGAATGGGGCGTGTTCCGCCATGTTGTCAAGAACGCCGCCCCGACCGCGCTGGCGGTGATGGGCGTCCAGCTGGGATACCTGCTGGGCGGGTCGATCCTGATCGAGACGGTCTTCAGCTGGCCCGGCACCGGGATGCTGCTGAATTCGGCCATCTTCCAGCGCGACCTGCCGCTGTTGCAGGGCACGATCCTCGTGCTGGCGATGTTCTTCGTCATCCTGAACCTGATCGTCGACGTGATGCAAAGCGCGCTCGACCCCCGCATCAAGAGGTAA
- a CDS encoding ABC transporter ATP-binding protein encodes MTVQPILSVRGLRKYFPVTGGLLGRRVKDVHAVDGVDLEVMPGETLGVVGESGCGKSTTARLLMHLIQPDAGELFFEGKLVGGPDLPLKAYRRQVQMVFQDSYSSLNPRLTIEDNVAFGARVHGLPAAQALARTHDLLTRVGLSPARFAGRYPHELSGGQRQRVNIARALALRPKVIILDEAVSALDKSVEAQVLNLLADLKAEFGLTYVFISHDLNVVRFVSDRVMVMYLGKVAEIGGADALYDRPMHPYSGALLSSMPSMDPDNRNTEPALAGDPPNPIDPPPGCRFHTRCPIAAPVCATREPALTGSGPHHNVACHARDPQSGHAVTEAAE; translated from the coding sequence ATGACCGTCCAGCCGATCCTGTCCGTGCGCGGCCTGCGCAAGTATTTCCCCGTGACCGGCGGCCTGTTGGGCAGGCGCGTCAAGGATGTCCATGCCGTCGATGGCGTGGATCTGGAGGTCATGCCGGGCGAGACCTTGGGCGTCGTGGGCGAATCCGGCTGCGGGAAATCCACGACCGCGCGTCTCTTGATGCATTTGATACAGCCTGATGCCGGAGAGCTGTTCTTCGAAGGCAAGCTGGTCGGCGGCCCTGATCTGCCGCTGAAGGCCTATCGCCGTCAGGTGCAGATGGTGTTCCAGGACAGCTATTCTTCGCTGAACCCGCGCCTGACGATCGAGGATAACGTGGCGTTCGGCGCCCGCGTCCACGGCCTGCCCGCGGCGCAGGCGCTGGCCCGGACGCATGACCTGCTGACCCGCGTGGGCCTGTCGCCCGCCCGTTTCGCAGGCCGTTACCCGCACGAGCTGTCGGGCGGCCAGCGCCAGCGCGTCAACATCGCCCGCGCCCTGGCCCTGCGCCCCAAGGTCATCATCCTGGACGAGGCGGTATCCGCACTGGACAAGTCGGTCGAGGCGCAGGTCCTGAACCTGCTGGCCGATCTCAAGGCGGAATTCGGGCTGACCTATGTCTTCATCAGCCATGACCTGAACGTGGTGCGCTTCGTGTCGGACCGGGTGATGGTCATGTATCTGGGCAAGGTGGCCGAGATCGGCGGTGCCGACGCGCTCTATGACCGGCCGATGCATCCCTATTCGGGGGCGCTGCTGTCATCCATGCCCTCGATGGATCCGGACAACCGCAACACGGAACCCGCGCTGGCGGGCGATCCGCCGAACCCGATCGACCCGCCGCCCGGATGTCGCTTTCACACCCGCTGTCCCATCGCCGCGCCGGTCTGCGCCACGCGCGAGCCTGCGCTGACCGGCTCAGGCCCCCATCACAATGTCGCCTGCCACGCCCGCGATCCGCAATCGGGCCATGCCGTGACGGAGGCCGCCGAATGA
- a CDS encoding alpha/beta hydrolase family esterase yields the protein MTKPMSMNMSEITRLMRAGQLTEATRMIQTGLGGSSLPQMPQMPQMGQMPQMPHQGRATPAIPEGARWTMGQHAAAGQARQYRLYVPASAADGAEGLLLLLHGCTQDPDDFARGTAILAAAEARRMIVVLPAQTAQSNMNKCWNWFEPRHAATDGGEAAFLTDLTRTLAHDHAIAPDRRFAAGLSAGGAMAVILGAVFADDFGAVACHSGLPNGAASDMGSAFAAMSQGGRDGGAGVGCRLLILHGSADGTVSPRNADAVLSQALRRQPGLTRRAADARLAGHEVRIGRHRDATGTLRIEDWRIAGLGHAWSGGAPEGSHTAPGPSATDAMMRFFLDGAD from the coding sequence ATGACCAAGCCGATGTCGATGAACATGTCCGAGATCACCCGCCTGATGCGCGCGGGTCAACTGACCGAGGCGACGCGGATGATCCAGACGGGCCTGGGCGGATCGTCCCTGCCCCAGATGCCGCAAATGCCCCAGATGGGCCAGATGCCGCAGATGCCCCATCAGGGCCGCGCCACCCCCGCCATCCCCGAAGGCGCGCGCTGGACCATGGGCCAGCACGCGGCGGCGGGCCAGGCGCGGCAATACCGCCTCTATGTCCCGGCCTCGGCGGCAGACGGGGCCGAGGGCCTGCTGCTGCTGCTGCATGGCTGCACCCAGGATCCCGACGACTTCGCCCGCGGCACCGCCATCCTGGCCGCGGCCGAGGCGCGGCGCATGATCGTCGTGCTGCCCGCCCAGACCGCCCAATCCAACATGAACAAATGCTGGAACTGGTTCGAGCCGCGTCACGCCGCCACCGATGGGGGCGAGGCCGCCTTTCTGACCGACCTGACCCGCACCCTGGCCCATGACCATGCGATCGCGCCCGACCGGCGCTTTGCGGCGGGCCTGTCGGCGGGGGGTGCGATGGCGGTGATCCTGGGCGCGGTCTTCGCCGATGATTTCGGCGCGGTCGCCTGCCATTCGGGCCTGCCCAACGGCGCGGCCTCGGATATGGGATCGGCCTTCGCGGCCATGTCGCAGGGCGGGCGCGACGGCGGCGCGGGCGTGGGCTGCCGGCTGCTGATCCTGCACGGATCGGCGGACGGGACGGTCTCGCCGCGCAATGCCGATGCGGTCCTGTCCCAGGCCCTGCGCCGCCAGCCGGGCCTGACCCGCCGCGCCGCCGATGCCCGGCTGGCCGGGCACGAGGTCCGCATCGGTCGCCATCGCGATGCCACAGGCACCCTCAGGATCGAGGATTGGCGCATCGCGGGCCTGGGCCATGCCTGGTCCGGTGGCGCGCCGGAGGGCAGTCATACCGCCCCCGGCCCCTCGGCCACCGATGCGATGATGCGGTTCTTTCTGGACGGGGCCGACTGA
- a CDS encoding ABC transporter substrate-binding protein gives MASRLSRLIAACLAGSVLTVPVTALAQDRILRIGMTAADIPRTLGQPDQGFEGNRFTGMTIYDSLTAWDLSKADEPSVIIPSLATEWAVDPEDSTRWTFTLRDDVTFHDGSPFNAEAVVWNVEKVLNEDAPHFDASQVGVTASRMPTLTGARAIDEFTVELTTSEPDSFLPFNLTNLFMASPSHWQAKFDETGDAEAAWAAFAADPSGSGPFRVTAFSPRERLELAPNADYWNPARTPRLDGVVLVPLPEANARTAALLSGQVDWIEAPAPDAIPQIESRGFTIHSNPQPHVWPWQLSFAEGSPWLDRRVRHAANLCFDREELQILLGGYMGIPKGTVDPEHPWWGNPSFDIRYDLDEAQRLMTEAGYSAENPVRVKVQTSASGSGQMQPIPMNEYLQQALRECYFDVELDVIEWNTVFTNWRRGAKDDSAAGANAINVTFATMDPFFAMVRFTSTKAFPPVSNNWGHFGNDEIDALIEDARTSFEPEERDAALARLHARIVEEAPFVWVAHDTGPRAMSDRVTGVVQPRSWFIDIAPMDMQ, from the coding sequence ATGGCATCCCGATTGTCGCGCCTGATCGCCGCCTGTCTTGCCGGTTCGGTCCTGACCGTCCCGGTCACGGCCTTGGCGCAGGACCGGATCCTGCGCATCGGCATGACCGCCGCCGACATCCCCCGCACCCTGGGCCAGCCCGACCAGGGGTTCGAGGGCAACCGCTTCACCGGCATGACCATCTATGACAGCCTGACGGCCTGGGACCTGTCCAAGGCAGACGAGCCGTCGGTCATCATCCCCTCGCTGGCGACGGAATGGGCGGTCGACCCCGAGGACAGCACCCGCTGGACCTTCACCCTGCGCGACGACGTGACCTTCCATGACGGCAGCCCCTTCAACGCCGAGGCCGTCGTCTGGAACGTGGAGAAGGTCCTGAACGAGGACGCCCCCCATTTCGACGCCAGCCAGGTGGGCGTCACCGCATCGCGCATGCCGACCCTGACAGGCGCGCGCGCCATCGACGAATTCACGGTCGAGCTGACCACATCCGAGCCCGACAGCTTTCTGCCCTTCAACCTGACGAACCTGTTCATGGCCTCGCCCAGCCATTGGCAGGCCAAGTTCGACGAGACCGGCGATGCCGAGGCGGCCTGGGCGGCCTTCGCCGCCGATCCCTCGGGGTCCGGGCCGTTCCGCGTCACCGCCTTTTCCCCGCGCGAGCGGCTGGAGCTGGCGCCGAACGCGGATTACTGGAACCCCGCCCGCACGCCCAGGCTGGACGGCGTCGTGCTGGTCCCCCTGCCCGAGGCGAATGCCCGCACCGCCGCCCTGCTGTCGGGTCAGGTCGACTGGATCGAGGCGCCCGCCCCCGACGCCATCCCCCAGATCGAGTCGCGCGGCTTCACCATCCATTCCAACCCCCAGCCTCATGTCTGGCCGTGGCAGCTGTCCTTTGCCGAGGGCTCGCCCTGGCTGGACCGGCGGGTGCGCCATGCCGCGAACCTGTGCTTTGACCGCGAAGAGTTGCAGATCCTGCTGGGCGGCTACATGGGCATCCCCAAGGGCACGGTCGATCCCGAACATCCCTGGTGGGGCAACCCGTCCTTTGACATCCGCTATGACCTGGACGAGGCGCAGCGCCTGATGACCGAGGCCGGCTATTCGGCGGAAAACCCGGTGCGGGTCAAGGTCCAGACCTCGGCCTCGGGCTCGGGGCAGATGCAGCCCATCCCGATGAACGAATATCTGCAGCAGGCGCTGCGCGAGTGTTATTTCGACGTCGAGCTGGACGTGATCGAATGGAACACCGTCTTCACCAACTGGCGCCGCGGCGCAAAGGATGACAGCGCCGCCGGGGCCAACGCGATCAACGTGACCTTCGCCACGATGGACCCGTTCTTCGCGATGGTGCGCTTCACCTCGACCAAGGCCTTTCCGCCGGTCTCGAACAACTGGGGCCATTTCGGCAATGACGAGATCGACGCCCTGATCGAGGATGCCCGCACCAGCTTTGAACCCGAGGAGCGCGACGCGGCCTTGGCCCGCCTGCACGCCCGCATCGTCGAGGAGGCGCCCTTTGTCTGGGTCGCCCATGACACCGGCCCGCGCGCCATGTCGGACCGGGTGACGGGCGTGGTGCAGCCGCGCAGCTGGTTCATCGACATCGCGCCGATGGACATGCAGTGA
- a CDS encoding CopG family transcriptional regulator, with product MASPSPARTADTEKITINLGFVDLGRIDLLVREGFYASRSDLIRTAIRAQLDRHDALIAPTIVRDDFVMGLRDLTRAELEGLQAARQMLDLRVIGLARFARDIPPDLVTATIRSIEVLGTIQADPAVKAALDACRSPKGPKP from the coding sequence ATGGCATCCCCATCACCGGCCCGCACAGCCGATACGGAAAAGATCACCATCAACCTGGGCTTCGTGGATCTGGGGCGGATCGACCTGTTGGTGCGCGAGGGGTTCTATGCCTCGCGCAGCGACCTGATCCGCACCGCGATCCGCGCCCAGCTGGACCGCCATGACGCGCTGATCGCCCCCACCATCGTGCGCGACGATTTCGTCATGGGCCTGCGCGACCTGACCCGGGCCGAGCTGGAGGGCCTGCAGGCCGCGCGCCAGATGCTGGACCTGCGCGTGATCGGGCTGGCCCGCTTTGCCCGCGACATTCCCCCCGACCTGGTGACAGCGACCATCCGCTCGATCGAGGTGCTGGGCACCATTCAGGCCGATCCCGCCGTCAAGGCCGCGCTGGATGCCTGCCGTTCCCCGAAAGGACCGAAACCATGA
- the uxuA gene encoding mannonate dehydratase, giving the protein MRQTWRWFGPVDPVSVDDMRQAGVQGVVSALHHIPTGAVWTPEGIAARQDQIARMRDGAPSGLAWEVVESLPVSEAIKTQGPGWRDHVAAWTQSLRNLHAAGLRVVCYNFMPVLDWTRTDLAWPRPTGARCMRFDLADFAAFDIHILARPDAARDFPEAVRDEAARRFAAMDPDRAEALAANIVCGLPGAADRLSMADLRDLLASYAPVTEARLRANFDAFLEQVAPVAQDLEMRLCCHPDDPPFPLLGLPRIMSTEADYAERMAAVDLPANGITLCSGSLGARHDNDLPGMMRRLGDRVHFLHLRNVRRDADTVPASFFEDEHLGGQTDMPALIAAILDEEARRAAAGRADVQIPMRPDHGQDILDDIGRGGQPGYPAIGRLKGLAELRGVEAGLAHARGRS; this is encoded by the coding sequence ATGCGGCAGACATGGCGGTGGTTCGGACCGGTGGATCCGGTCTCGGTCGATGACATGCGGCAAGCGGGGGTCCAAGGCGTCGTCAGCGCCCTGCACCACATCCCCACCGGCGCCGTCTGGACCCCGGAGGGGATCGCCGCCCGCCAGGACCAGATCGCCCGCATGCGCGACGGCGCCCCGTCGGGCCTGGCATGGGAGGTGGTCGAGAGCCTGCCCGTCAGCGAGGCGATCAAGACCCAAGGCCCCGGCTGGCGCGACCATGTCGCCGCCTGGACGCAATCGCTGCGGAACCTGCATGCGGCGGGGCTGCGGGTGGTGTGCTACAACTTCATGCCGGTGCTGGACTGGACGCGCACGGACCTGGCTTGGCCCCGGCCCACGGGGGCGCGCTGCATGCGCTTCGACCTGGCCGATTTCGCGGCCTTCGACATCCATATCCTGGCCCGGCCCGACGCCGCGCGGGATTTCCCCGAGGCCGTCCGGGACGAGGCCGCCCGCCGCTTCGCCGCCATGGACCCCGATCGCGCCGAGGCCTTGGCCGCCAATATCGTCTGCGGCCTGCCCGGCGCGGCCGACCGGCTGTCCATGGCCGATCTGCGCGACCTGTTGGCCAGCTATGCCCCCGTGACCGAGGCGCGGCTGCGGGCAAATTTCGACGCCTTTCTGGAACAGGTGGCGCCCGTCGCGCAGGATCTGGAGATGCGCCTCTGCTGTCACCCGGACGATCCGCCCTTTCCGCTGCTGGGCCTGCCCCGCATCATGTCGACCGAGGCGGATTACGCCGAACGCATGGCGGCGGTGGACCTGCCCGCCAACGGGATCACGCTGTGTTCCGGATCGCTCGGGGCGCGCCATGACAACGACCTGCCGGGCATGATGCGCCGCTTGGGCGACCGGGTGCATTTCCTGCATCTGCGCAATGTGCGTCGCGACGCGGATACCGTGCCCGCATCCTTCTTCGAGGACGAGCATCTGGGCGGCCAGACCGACATGCCCGCCCTGATCGCCGCCATCCTGGACGAGGAGGCCCGCCGCGCCGCCGCCGGGCGCGCGGACGTCCAGATCCCCATGCGCCCCGATCACGGCCAGGACATCCTGGACGATATCGGCCGGGGCGGCCAGCCGGGCTATCCCGCCATCGGGCGGCTGAAGGGCCTGGCCGAACTGCGCGGGGTCGAGGCCGGGCTGGCCCATGCGCGGGGGCGGTCGTGA
- a CDS encoding FAD-binding oxidoreductase — MRDMATKDLLEAFRAVTGPAGVVDAPDAMAGYLTDWTGRWTGQAIAVLRPDGTDQVAALLGLCHRHGVAVTTQGGNTGIAGGATPIPDRDHVVLSLDRMQRILAIDPAARTATVQAGTVLQTLQEAVADHGLTYPLMFGARGSCTIGGTLATNAGGSNVLRYGTARALCLGVEAVLADGTAISDLQGLRKDNTGYDLRDLLIGSEGTLAVITAAVLRLHPAPVAVTTGFLSLSGPEAALGVLNALQDATGGLVEAFEYMPAPLIDRICAHTGARPPLAAPAPTGILLEAASTRPSDRDAGGLEDLVQDCLAGLMERGLVLDAVIAASGQQRRDLWAMREATAESIMAVDGYIFDLSLPLSQIAPFLQVTDAEVARAGMTALTVGHLGDGNLHYSIAPGGGAALGALRARILDRVAAMGGSFSAEHGIGQDKLDLMAAYRDPARLAAMRALRRAMDPAGILNPGKTIPDAP, encoded by the coding sequence ATGCGCGACATGGCAACCAAGGACCTGCTGGAGGCATTCCGCGCCGTCACCGGCCCCGCCGGGGTCGTCGATGCGCCGGATGCCATGGCGGGCTATCTGACCGACTGGACCGGGCGCTGGACGGGGCAGGCCATCGCCGTGCTGCGCCCCGACGGCACCGACCAGGTGGCGGCCTTGCTGGGCCTGTGCCATCGCCACGGCGTCGCGGTGACGACCCAAGGGGGCAATACCGGCATCGCCGGGGGCGCGACGCCCATCCCCGACCGCGACCATGTCGTGCTGTCGCTGGACCGGATGCAGCGCATCCTGGCCATCGACCCTGCCGCCCGGACCGCCACCGTGCAGGCGGGCACCGTCCTGCAGACCCTGCAGGAGGCGGTGGCCGATCACGGCCTGACCTATCCGCTGATGTTCGGCGCAAGGGGCAGCTGCACCATCGGCGGCACGCTGGCCACCAATGCGGGCGGGTCGAACGTGCTGCGCTATGGCACCGCGCGGGCGCTGTGCCTGGGGGTCGAGGCGGTGCTGGCCGACGGCACCGCCATCAGCGACCTGCAGGGGCTGCGCAAGGACAATACCGGCTATGACCTGCGCGACCTGCTGATCGGGTCCGAGGGCACGCTGGCCGTCATCACCGCCGCCGTGCTGCGCCTGCATCCCGCCCCGGTGGCGGTGACCACGGGCTTTCTGTCGCTCTCGGGCCCGGAGGCCGCGCTTGGGGTGCTGAACGCGCTGCAGGATGCGACCGGCGGGCTGGTCGAGGCCTTCGAATACATGCCCGCCCCCCTGATCGACCGGATCTGCGCCCATACCGGCGCGCGCCCGCCCCTGGCCGCGCCCGCCCCCACCGGCATCCTGCTGGAGGCCGCATCGACCCGCCCCTCGGACCGCGATGCGGGGGGGCTGGAGGATCTGGTCCAGGACTGCCTGGCCGGGTTGATGGAACGGGGGTTGGTGCTGGACGCGGTGATCGCCGCATCGGGCCAGCAGCGCCGCGACCTCTGGGCCATGCGCGAGGCAACGGCGGAATCCATCATGGCGGTGGATGGCTACATCTTCGATCTGTCGCTGCCGCTGTCGCAGATCGCGCCCTTTTTGCAGGTCACCGATGCCGAGGTGGCCCGGGCCGGGATGACGGCCCTGACCGTCGGGCATCTGGGCGACGGGAACCTGCATTATTCTATCGCGCCGGGCGGCGGGGCGGCGTTGGGGGCGCTGCGGGCGCGCATCCTGGACCGGGTGGCGGCGATGGGCGGGTCCTTCAGCGCCGAACACGGCATCGGGCAGGACAAGCTGGACCTGATGGCGGCCTATCGCGACCCCGCGCGGCTGGCCGCCATGCGCGCCCTGCGCCGGGCAATGGACCCGGCGGGCATCCTGAACCCCGGCAAGACGATCCCCGACGCGCCCTGA
- a CDS encoding ABC transporter permease, translating to MADATLGLAPTAPVRSAGYWRNVGARLRRDRTAMGAAMVLGLIVLAAILAPLIAPMDPLEGRMINRLKPIGTEGHPLGTDELGRDMLSRLIWGGRLSLLMGVTPVVMAFVIGSAIGIVAGYAGGWTNTLIMRTIDVFYAFPSVLLAVALSGALGAGLGNALFSLTVVFIPPIARVAESVTTRLRSSDFIEAARASGAGALTILRVHVLGNVLGPIFVYATSLIAVSMILASGLSFLGLGVRPPNPEWGLMLNTLRTAIYVQPWVAALPGLMIFMVSISFNMLADGLRSAMEVRQ from the coding sequence ATGGCTGACGCGACCCTGGGCCTGGCCCCCACCGCCCCCGTCCGCAGCGCGGGCTATTGGCGCAATGTCGGCGCGCGGCTGCGTCGTGACCGCACCGCGATGGGCGCGGCCATGGTGCTGGGCCTGATCGTGCTGGCGGCGATCCTGGCCCCGCTGATCGCGCCGATGGACCCGCTGGAGGGGCGGATGATCAACCGCCTGAAGCCCATCGGGACCGAGGGCCACCCCCTCGGCACGGATGAGCTGGGCCGGGACATGCTGTCGCGGCTGATCTGGGGCGGTCGGCTGTCGCTGTTGATGGGGGTGACGCCGGTGGTCATGGCCTTCGTCATCGGATCGGCCATCGGCATCGTCGCGGGCTATGCGGGCGGCTGGACCAACACGCTGATCATGCGGACGATCGACGTGTTCTACGCCTTTCCCTCGGTCCTGCTGGCCGTGGCCCTGTCGGGGGCGCTTGGCGCGGGGCTGGGGAATGCGCTGTTCTCGCTGACCGTCGTCTTCATCCCGCCCATCGCACGGGTGGCGGAATCGGTCACGACGCGGCTGCGGTCGTCGGATTTCATCGAGGCGGCGCGCGCATCGGGGGCAGGCGCGCTGACCATCCTGCGGGTGCATGTGCTGGGCAATGTGCTGGGGCCGATCTTCGTCTATGCGACATCGCTGATCGCGGTCAGCATGATCCTGGCCTCGGGGCTGTCCTTTCTGGGGCTGGGGGTGCGGCCGCCGAACCCGGAATGGGGGCTGATGCTGAACACGCTGCGTACGGCGATCTATGTCCAGCCTTGGGTCGCGGCGCTGCCGGGGCTGATGATCTTCATGGTCTCGATCTCGTTCAACATGCTGGCCGACGGGCTCCGCTCGGCAATGGAGGTGCGGCAATGA